From the genome of Hymenobacter cellulosilyticus, one region includes:
- a CDS encoding alginate lyase family protein — protein sequence MTPFLLLDPSALASYKTAYQKGSAAEAKQVKTLLSKADQALQHGPYTVTSKQRVPPSGDKHDYISQAPYWWPDPSKPDGKPYLQKDGLVNPETKALKDDENLAAMSHDVKDLALGYYFSSNEQYAAHAAKLLRTWFLDPATRMNPNLNFGQGIPGTNDGRSFGIIESRHLVYIPDALALLSGSKSVSPALVKDLKVWYAQYTQWLTTSKIGQEEGQNKNNHGTFHDVQVVDFALFIGNKDLARKTLETHTLPRLPVQFAADGSQPLELARTRPWNYVSMNLQGWLQLAVLAPQAGVDLWHYTSPRAAA from the coding sequence GTGACGCCCTTTCTGCTCCTCGACCCCAGCGCCCTGGCATCCTATAAAACAGCCTATCAAAAAGGCAGCGCGGCTGAAGCCAAACAGGTAAAAACCCTGCTCAGCAAAGCCGACCAAGCCCTGCAGCACGGCCCCTACACCGTGACCAGCAAGCAGCGCGTGCCACCCAGCGGCGACAAGCACGACTACATTTCGCAGGCCCCCTACTGGTGGCCCGACCCCAGCAAGCCCGACGGCAAACCCTACCTGCAGAAGGACGGCCTGGTAAACCCCGAAACCAAGGCCCTAAAGGACGATGAGAACCTGGCCGCCATGAGCCACGATGTAAAGGACCTGGCCCTGGGCTACTACTTCTCCAGCAATGAGCAGTACGCGGCCCACGCGGCCAAGCTGCTACGCACCTGGTTTCTGGACCCGGCCACGCGCATGAATCCCAACCTGAACTTCGGGCAGGGCATTCCCGGCACCAACGACGGGCGCAGCTTCGGCATCATCGAAAGCCGCCACCTGGTTTACATTCCCGATGCGCTGGCGTTGCTCAGCGGCAGCAAAAGCGTGTCGCCGGCCTTGGTGAAAGACCTGAAAGTCTGGTACGCGCAGTACACCCAGTGGCTCACGACCAGCAAAATCGGGCAGGAAGAAGGCCAGAATAAAAACAACCACGGCACCTTCCACGACGTGCAGGTTGTCGACTTCGCCCTGTTCATCGGCAACAAGGACCTGGCCCGCAAAACCCTCGAAACTCACACCTTGCCTCGCCTGCCGGTACAGTTTGCCGCCGACGGCTCCCAGCCCCTGGAGCTGGCCCGCACCCGGCCCTGGAACTACGTGAGCATGAACCTGCAAGGCTGGCTGCAGCTAGCCGTGCTGGCCCCTCAAGCCGGCGTGGACTTGTGGCACTATACCAGCCCGAGGGCCGCAGCCTAA